One window from the genome of Salvia splendens isolate huo1 chromosome 9, SspV2, whole genome shotgun sequence encodes:
- the LOC121747482 gene encoding protein indeterminate-domain 14-like: MDQEMQLLSYSTTPHQYGAGREQFESPSLDLQLSISVGPSAGEYRSRVEALKWEAAEQIRLAAMEKAYAEHMMELTRREMEAAQSEFLRARSLWERATEEVHRAENMREKAASCMEITCLSCTHKFRPCLD; encoded by the coding sequence atgGATCAAGAAATGCAACTACTCTCCTACTCCACCACCCCACACCAATACGGGGCGGGGCGGGAGCAGTTCGAGAGCCCATCGCTGGACCTCCAGCTGTCCATAAGCGTGGGGCCCTCGGCGGGGGAGTACCGGAGCAGAGTGGAGGCGCTCAAGTGGGAGGCGGCGGAGCAGATTCGGCTGGCCGCGATGGAGAAGGCCTATGCCGAGCACATGATGGAGCTGACGAGGAGGGAGATGGAGGCGGCGCAGTCGGAGTTTTTGAGGGCAAGGAGCCTCTGGGAGAGGGCGACGGAGGAGGTCCACCGGGCCGAGAACATGAGAGAGAAAGCTGCATCTTGCATGGAAATCACTTGTCTCTCCTGCACCCACAAGTTTAGGCCTTGCCTTGATTAA
- the LOC121747597 gene encoding uncharacterized protein LOC121747597 isoform X1, with amino-acid sequence MEGGCSASSPSELSNASATSGGGGGDGGASKFLANLPSRGNFSSTVLSSCLGGARVYICHRDTSPPDNQVIRTNQTNILIRSLMLMKQKGDSGSRDGKGAGSSQGSRKRAAEKSLDGKAAGKKAMSSTQHGSSQELQSLTVDKLRALLRDKGLSATGRKDELIARLRGQRADNPSNIWSYLL; translated from the exons ATGGAAGGTGGGTGCTCCGCGTCCTCGCCCTCTGAATTGAGCAATGCTTCGGCTACCTCcggtggaggcggcggcgatggtggcgctTCCAAGTTCCTTGCCAACCTCCCCTCTCGCGGCAACTTCTCCTCGACCGTTCTCTCCTCTTGCTTG GGAGGGGCACGTGTTTACATTTGTCATCGTGATACATCACCACCAG ATAACCAGGTTATAAGAACAAACCAGACGAATATACTGATCAGATCTCTTATGCTTATGAAACAAAAGGGTGATTCGGGTTCAAGAGATGGGAAAGGAGCTGGTTCAAGCCAGGGCTCAAGGAAAAG GGCTGCTGAGAAATCTTTGGATGGTAAAGCTGCTGGAAAAAAAGCAATGTCTAGCACTCAGCATGGTTCTTCTCAAG AACTGCAGAGCTTGACAGTAGATAAGCTTCGTGCTCTGCTTAGAGATAAAGGCCTTTCAGCGACAGGGAGAAAG GACGAGTTGATTGCTCGCTTAAGAG gTCAAAGAGCTGACAATCCTTCAAATATTTGGTCATATTTGTtataa
- the LOC121749161 gene encoding uncharacterized protein LOC121749161, translated as MNVIRKVNVNISLVDLFTNFPRFSKFFKDMMANKEKLRDEGIVALSTNCSQLISGIMPTKRRDPGGCIIPCEIGNTIFTKCLLDQGSGISLMALKTARAIGLEERMEPIDIALQLADHSIVKPTGIVEDVLVKIDKFIIPVDFIVLDMPEDKEVPILFGRPFLAMGDVLLGAKDNSVTFRINGEQLTINVEKAYVGGESGKEAREVVTLESLKV; from the coding sequence atgaatgtgattAGAAAGGTCAATGTTAACATCTCATTGGTGGATCTTTTCACCAATTTCCCGAGATTCTCCAAGTTCTTCAAAGACATGATGGCGAACAAGGAGAAACTTCGGGATGAGGGGATTGTGGCATTGAGCACGAATTGCTCACAGCTGATATCTGGAATCATGCCGACGAAGAGAAGAGATCCAGGAGGTTGCATCATACCATGTGAAATTGGTAACACGATTTTCACAAAGTGTTTATTGGACCAAGGTTCAGGGATCTCACTGATGGCATTGAAAACTGCTCGTGCCATTGGTTTGGAGGAAAGAATGGAGCCTATCGACATCGCTCTACAATTGGCTGACCATTCCATAGTGAAGCCCACTGGAATTGTTGAGGATGTCTTGGTTAAAATCGATAAGTTCATCATTCCGGTTGATTTTATTGTGCTCGACATGCCTGAAGATAAAGAAGTGCCAATTTTATTTGGTAGACCATTTCTAGCAATGGGAGATGTATTGCTTGGAGCAAAGGATAACTCTGTTACATTCagaattaatggtgagcaaCTGACCATCAATGTTGAGAAGGCCTATGTTGGTGGTGAAAGTGGTAAGGAAGCAAGAGAGGTGGTCACACTAGAGAGTCTGAAAGTGTAG
- the LOC121747597 gene encoding uncharacterized protein LOC121747597 isoform X2: MEGGCSASSPSELSNASATSGGGGGDGGASKFLANLPSRGNFSSTVLSSCLGGARVYICHRDTSPPDNQVIRTNQTNILIRSLMLMKQKGDSGSRDGKGAGSSQGSRKRAAEKSLDGKAAGKKAMSSTQHGSSQELQSLTVDKLRALLRDKGLSATGRKDELIARLRGANG, from the exons ATGGAAGGTGGGTGCTCCGCGTCCTCGCCCTCTGAATTGAGCAATGCTTCGGCTACCTCcggtggaggcggcggcgatggtggcgctTCCAAGTTCCTTGCCAACCTCCCCTCTCGCGGCAACTTCTCCTCGACCGTTCTCTCCTCTTGCTTG GGAGGGGCACGTGTTTACATTTGTCATCGTGATACATCACCACCAG ATAACCAGGTTATAAGAACAAACCAGACGAATATACTGATCAGATCTCTTATGCTTATGAAACAAAAGGGTGATTCGGGTTCAAGAGATGGGAAAGGAGCTGGTTCAAGCCAGGGCTCAAGGAAAAG GGCTGCTGAGAAATCTTTGGATGGTAAAGCTGCTGGAAAAAAAGCAATGTCTAGCACTCAGCATGGTTCTTCTCAAG AACTGCAGAGCTTGACAGTAGATAAGCTTCGTGCTCTGCTTAGAGATAAAGGCCTTTCAGCGACAGGGAGAAAG GACGAGTTGATTGCTCGCTTAAGAGGTGCGAATGGCTAG